The following proteins are encoded in a genomic region of Stigmatopora nigra isolate UIUO_SnigA chromosome 3, RoL_Snig_1.1, whole genome shotgun sequence:
- the rhpn2 gene encoding rhophilin-2 isoform X2 — protein MTDAILPNGHKDGQTDGKIFRKGCNPFAQTGRSKLQNKRANLNQQIIKQMRMRAGAENLLRATSNNKVKEMVMLELSYVNSNLQLLMGQLEGLNSSVEVYQSSQEISNIPLIALGLKETKEVDFSSPFKAYISSHYNENGASYEDELADLMDLRQSCRTPSRSEAGVELLAKYFNHLPLVESRFFSAAHHSGIFFTWYDSFTGVPVCQQNLSLEKASILFNVAALYSQIATRSDRQTSSGLRNAISAFQTAAGIVNHLKETFTHTPSYDMSPAMLAMLIRMMLAQAQECLFEQLALPGVRNEFLSLLRMAQEAAKVSEIYDHVHQSMIQTPVKDNVPFFWSTMSQVKTNHYRSMAHYFLALALLDHQVSPSDDEDQHEKTLSQVYDRLPDGCSPLDVLKKPAERERIGKAHIRRAIAGHEEALRIYSLCHHLNKLEMLQDILKASHQRSLRKAGDNQTDEEFTDYLEAPDIISKTEHQAEMEFPSALKGPLSVFSAKQRWTPPRTVRLRTEDRDLGFTLKGDAPVQVVSLDPLSPVAADGLKEGDYIVAVGEVECKWMAVGQVMKLLKDVEEQGVDITVVSVLDANPTMPTKSATFCGNLPKTYSMICLAYDGDDKNGKSRKISKKSSFLSWGLKNKMKSASTVSLPTAEQSWNKPCPTFPSSYKDATHF, from the exons ggTTGCAACCCGTTTGCCCAAACCGGCCGCAGCAAGCTACAAAACAAGCGAGCTAATTTGAACCAGCAGATTATCAAACAAATGCGGATGCGAGCAGGAGCGGAAAACCTTCTCAG GGCCACGTCCAACAACAAGGTGAAGGAGATGGTCATGCTGGAGCTCAGCTACGTCAACTCCAACCTGCAACTCCTCATGGGCCAGCTGGAAGGACTCAACAGCTCCGTGGAGGTCTACCAGAGCAGCCA aGAAATTTCCAACATCCCGTTAATCGCGTTGGGTCTGAAGGAGACAAAAGAAGTTgacttttcttctccttttaaG GCTTACATCAGTTCGCATTACAACGAGAATGGCGCCAGCTACGAAGATGAGCTCGCCGACTTGATGGACTTGCGGCAG TCCTGCAGGACGCCAAGTCGTAGCGAGGCTGGCGTGGAGCTTCTCGCAAAGTACTTCAACCATCTACCACTCGTCGAGAGTCGATTCTTCTCAGCTGCGCATCACAGTGGCATTTTCTTCACTTG GTACGATTCCTTTACCGGCGTACCAGTTTGCCAGCAAAACTTGTCCTTGGAGAAAGCCAGCATCCTCTTCAATGTAGCCGCCCTTTACTCACAAATCGCCACCCGCAGTGACCGGCAGACGTCGAGTGGCTTGAGGAACGCCATTTCGGCATTCCAGACGGCAGCag GCATCGTGAACCACCTGAAGGAGACTTTCACGCACACGCCCAGCTACGACATGAGCCCCGCCATGCTAGCCATGCTAATCCGCATGATGCTAGCGCAGGCCCAGGAGTGCCTGTTCGAGCAGCTGGCCCTCCCCGGGGTCCGCAACGAGTTCCTGAGCCTTCTCCGGATGGCGCAGGAGGCGGCCAAAGTGTCGGAAATCTACGACCACGTCCACCAGTCCATGATCCAGACGCCGGTTAAAGACAACGTGCCTTTCTTCTGGTCCACCATGTCTCAAGTCAAGACCAATCACTACCGATCCATGGCGCATTATTTTTTGGCCTTGGCCTTGTTGGACCATCAAG TCAGTCCAAGCGATGACGAGGACCAGCATGAAAAGACTTTGTCCCAAGTTTACGACCGCCTTCCTGACGGATGTTCGCCTCTGGACGTTTTGAAAAAGCCGGCCGAGAGAGAGCGAATCG GAAAAGCCCACATCCGCCGAGCCATCGCTGGCCATGAGGAGGCGCTGAGGATCTACTCCTTGTGCCATCACCTTAATAAGCTGGAGATGTTGCAAGACATCCTAAAAGCCAGCCATCAGCGTTCTTTGCGCAAGGCCGGCGACAACCAGACGGACGAGGAGTTCACCGACTACCTGGAGGCGCCCGACATTATCT caaaaactgAGCATCAAGCAGAGATGGAATTTCCCAGCGCCTTAAAG GGTCCTCTTTCGGTGTTCTCCGCCAAGCAGCGTTGGACGCCGCCTCGGACGGTGCGTCTCCGTACGGAGGACAGAGATCTGGGCTTCACCCTGAAGGGGGACGCGCCGGTCCAGGTGGTCTCGCTGGATCCTCTTAGCCCTGTTGCT GCCGACGGGCTCAAAGAGGGCGACTACATTGTTGCCGTGGGCGAGGTGGAATGCAAGTGGATGGCCGTGGGCCAAGTCATGAAACTCCTCAAAGACGTCGAAGAGCAGGGCGTGGACATTACCGTCGTTAGCGTGCTGGACGCTAACCCCACCATG CCGACCAAGAGCGCCACCTTCTGCGGCAACCTTCCCAAGACTTACTCCATGATCTGCCTGGCCTACGATGGCGACGACAAAAACGGCAAATCGcgcaaaatcagcaaaaaatccTCCTTCCTCAGCTGGGGGCTTAAAAACAAGATGAAAAGCGCCAGTACAGTCAGCCTTCCGACCGCCGAACAGTCGTGGAACAAACCTTGCCCGACATTTCCCAGCTCCTACAAAGACGCCACCCACTTTTGA
- the rhpn2 gene encoding rhophilin-2 isoform X1: MTDAILPNGHKDGQTDGKIFRKGCNPFAQTGRSKLQNKRANLNQQIIKQMRMRAGAENLLRATSNNKVKEMVMLELSYVNSNLQLLMGQLEGLNSSVEVYQSSQEISNIPLIALGLKETKEVDFSSPFKAYISSHYNENGASYEDELADLMDLRQSCRTPSRSEAGVELLAKYFNHLPLVESRFFSAAHHSGIFFTWYDSFTGVPVCQQNLSLEKASILFNVAALYSQIATRSDRQTSSGLRNAISAFQTAAGIVNHLKETFTHTPSYDMSPAMLAMLIRMMLAQAQECLFEQLALPGVRNEFLSLLRMAQEAAKVSEIYDHVHQSMIQTPVKDNVPFFWSTMSQVKTNHYRSMAHYFLALALLDHQVSPSDDEDQHEKTLSQVYDRLPDGCSPLDVLKKPAERERIGKAHIRRAIAGHEEALRIYSLCHHLNKLEMLQDILKASHQRSLRKAGDNQTDEEFTDYLEAPDIISKTEHQAEMEFPSALKVKVTDFFRRLGPLSVFSAKQRWTPPRTVRLRTEDRDLGFTLKGDAPVQVVSLDPLSPVAADGLKEGDYIVAVGEVECKWMAVGQVMKLLKDVEEQGVDITVVSVLDANPTMPTKSATFCGNLPKTYSMICLAYDGDDKNGKSRKISKKSSFLSWGLKNKMKSASTVSLPTAEQSWNKPCPTFPSSYKDATHF, from the exons ggTTGCAACCCGTTTGCCCAAACCGGCCGCAGCAAGCTACAAAACAAGCGAGCTAATTTGAACCAGCAGATTATCAAACAAATGCGGATGCGAGCAGGAGCGGAAAACCTTCTCAG GGCCACGTCCAACAACAAGGTGAAGGAGATGGTCATGCTGGAGCTCAGCTACGTCAACTCCAACCTGCAACTCCTCATGGGCCAGCTGGAAGGACTCAACAGCTCCGTGGAGGTCTACCAGAGCAGCCA aGAAATTTCCAACATCCCGTTAATCGCGTTGGGTCTGAAGGAGACAAAAGAAGTTgacttttcttctccttttaaG GCTTACATCAGTTCGCATTACAACGAGAATGGCGCCAGCTACGAAGATGAGCTCGCCGACTTGATGGACTTGCGGCAG TCCTGCAGGACGCCAAGTCGTAGCGAGGCTGGCGTGGAGCTTCTCGCAAAGTACTTCAACCATCTACCACTCGTCGAGAGTCGATTCTTCTCAGCTGCGCATCACAGTGGCATTTTCTTCACTTG GTACGATTCCTTTACCGGCGTACCAGTTTGCCAGCAAAACTTGTCCTTGGAGAAAGCCAGCATCCTCTTCAATGTAGCCGCCCTTTACTCACAAATCGCCACCCGCAGTGACCGGCAGACGTCGAGTGGCTTGAGGAACGCCATTTCGGCATTCCAGACGGCAGCag GCATCGTGAACCACCTGAAGGAGACTTTCACGCACACGCCCAGCTACGACATGAGCCCCGCCATGCTAGCCATGCTAATCCGCATGATGCTAGCGCAGGCCCAGGAGTGCCTGTTCGAGCAGCTGGCCCTCCCCGGGGTCCGCAACGAGTTCCTGAGCCTTCTCCGGATGGCGCAGGAGGCGGCCAAAGTGTCGGAAATCTACGACCACGTCCACCAGTCCATGATCCAGACGCCGGTTAAAGACAACGTGCCTTTCTTCTGGTCCACCATGTCTCAAGTCAAGACCAATCACTACCGATCCATGGCGCATTATTTTTTGGCCTTGGCCTTGTTGGACCATCAAG TCAGTCCAAGCGATGACGAGGACCAGCATGAAAAGACTTTGTCCCAAGTTTACGACCGCCTTCCTGACGGATGTTCGCCTCTGGACGTTTTGAAAAAGCCGGCCGAGAGAGAGCGAATCG GAAAAGCCCACATCCGCCGAGCCATCGCTGGCCATGAGGAGGCGCTGAGGATCTACTCCTTGTGCCATCACCTTAATAAGCTGGAGATGTTGCAAGACATCCTAAAAGCCAGCCATCAGCGTTCTTTGCGCAAGGCCGGCGACAACCAGACGGACGAGGAGTTCACCGACTACCTGGAGGCGCCCGACATTATCT caaaaactgAGCATCAAGCAGAGATGGAATTTCCCAGCGCCTTAAAGGTGAAAGTCACAGACTTTTTCCGGAGGCTG GGTCCTCTTTCGGTGTTCTCCGCCAAGCAGCGTTGGACGCCGCCTCGGACGGTGCGTCTCCGTACGGAGGACAGAGATCTGGGCTTCACCCTGAAGGGGGACGCGCCGGTCCAGGTGGTCTCGCTGGATCCTCTTAGCCCTGTTGCT GCCGACGGGCTCAAAGAGGGCGACTACATTGTTGCCGTGGGCGAGGTGGAATGCAAGTGGATGGCCGTGGGCCAAGTCATGAAACTCCTCAAAGACGTCGAAGAGCAGGGCGTGGACATTACCGTCGTTAGCGTGCTGGACGCTAACCCCACCATG CCGACCAAGAGCGCCACCTTCTGCGGCAACCTTCCCAAGACTTACTCCATGATCTGCCTGGCCTACGATGGCGACGACAAAAACGGCAAATCGcgcaaaatcagcaaaaaatccTCCTTCCTCAGCTGGGGGCTTAAAAACAAGATGAAAAGCGCCAGTACAGTCAGCCTTCCGACCGCCGAACAGTCGTGGAACAAACCTTGCCCGACATTTCCCAGCTCCTACAAAGACGCCACCCACTTTTGA